From one Bradyrhizobium sp. Ash2021 genomic stretch:
- a CDS encoding sensor histidine kinase, giving the protein MLRELTHRINNEMASTIGFIGCASARYRSEEVKAALDSVIRHISDSALVYRSLQMPIADEPIDAANYLHELCRAISRAKLQHRGIELLFLQSPLKLSAARCWRLGMIVSELINNASRHAFGGDAGKIEVKLDHRGTFVNCTVSDNGPGSDRITPGQGLKIIHALARGLDGTVEHRSGPSGTIAILSFPVRSLAGDLTLCSRDLADGFANRQTGGVAREEEL; this is encoded by the coding sequence TTGCTGCGGGAGCTTACTCATCGCATCAATAACGAGATGGCGTCAACGATCGGCTTCATAGGGTGCGCTTCGGCCCGGTACCGCAGCGAAGAAGTCAAGGCGGCATTGGACAGCGTGATCCGGCATATAAGCGATTCGGCCCTCGTTTACCGCTCTCTTCAGATGCCTATTGCTGACGAACCGATCGATGCCGCGAATTATCTGCACGAGCTTTGTCGAGCCATTAGTCGCGCGAAACTGCAGCACAGGGGGATCGAACTCCTATTCTTGCAAAGTCCGCTCAAGCTAAGCGCCGCTCGCTGTTGGCGATTGGGAATGATCGTATCCGAATTGATCAACAACGCTTCGCGTCACGCATTTGGCGGCGACGCCGGAAAGATTGAGGTCAAATTGGATCACCGCGGTACGTTCGTGAATTGCACCGTCAGCGACAACGGTCCTGGGTCTGACAGAATCACGCCCGGTCAAGGCTTGAAGATCATTCACGCGCTCGCGCGCGGACTTGATGGAACGGTCGAGCATCGATCCGGCCCATCGGGTACCATCGCGATACTCTCGTTTCCAGTGCGAAGTTTGGCGGGAGATTTGACACTTTGCTCAAGAGACTTGGCAGACGGATTCGCCAATCGCCAAACTGGCGGCGTTGCTCGGGAGGAGGAACTGTGA
- a CDS encoding HlyD family secretion protein, with the protein MSPGTAEKDRVGSRMFPSVNQFNVRKALAGCAALAALGATIWYGWDYWMVGQYLVTTDDAYVKADNTTIAPKVSGHLTNVLIGDNELVMAGQVLAQIDDRDFKVALDQAKADVAAAQATAESKQAQIDVQQAVIAAAKATIEVDTATRTFAGQENKRYTDLAATGYGSVQNAQAAQSRNAGAEAAIRRDLANLASAQKQVELLKAELGQAVAAAARADALKHQAQLNLGYTTITAPIDGVVGNRTLRTGQFVQAGTQLMSLVPATGAYIVANYKETQLTNVQKGQLVTIAVDMFPGRIVHGHVDSLAPASGQEFALLPPDNATGNFTKVVQRIPVRIALDGAASIELRPGMSVIPTIGTRAERSGSAETIPVASQR; encoded by the coding sequence ATGTCGCCCGGTACCGCCGAGAAAGATCGAGTAGGTTCGCGGATGTTTCCTTCCGTAAATCAATTCAATGTTCGCAAGGCGCTGGCTGGCTGCGCCGCATTGGCGGCTCTTGGAGCAACCATATGGTACGGCTGGGACTACTGGATGGTTGGTCAGTATCTGGTGACGACTGACGATGCCTATGTGAAGGCTGACAACACCACGATCGCGCCGAAAGTATCGGGCCACCTGACCAACGTGCTGATCGGCGATAATGAACTCGTGATGGCAGGGCAGGTGCTGGCGCAAATCGACGACCGCGATTTCAAGGTGGCGCTCGACCAAGCTAAGGCCGATGTCGCCGCAGCGCAGGCTACCGCCGAAAGCAAGCAGGCGCAGATCGACGTGCAGCAGGCTGTGATCGCAGCGGCGAAGGCGACCATCGAGGTCGACACTGCAACCCGGACATTCGCGGGCCAGGAGAACAAGCGCTACACCGATCTCGCCGCCACCGGATACGGCAGCGTGCAGAATGCTCAGGCCGCGCAATCGCGCAACGCAGGCGCGGAAGCCGCCATTCGGCGCGACCTCGCCAATCTCGCCTCGGCGCAAAAGCAGGTCGAACTGCTGAAGGCCGAGCTTGGACAGGCCGTCGCGGCCGCTGCGCGTGCTGACGCCCTGAAGCACCAGGCTCAGCTCAATCTTGGTTACACCACGATCACGGCGCCAATCGACGGCGTCGTCGGCAACCGCACGCTCCGGACCGGGCAATTCGTGCAGGCCGGCACGCAACTGATGTCACTGGTGCCCGCTACCGGCGCCTACATCGTCGCTAACTACAAGGAAACCCAACTCACCAACGTGCAAAAGGGACAACTGGTCACGATCGCCGTCGATATGTTCCCCGGCCGGATCGTTCATGGCCATGTCGACAGCCTTGCGCCGGCAAGCGGCCAGGAGTTCGCGCTGCTGCCGCCAGACAACGCCACTGGCAACTTCACCAAGGTGGTTCAGCGCATCCCGGTCAGGATCGCGCTCGACGGTGCGGCATCGATCGAGTTGCGCCCGGGCATGTCGGTGATCCCGACCATTGGGACGCGCGCAGAACGGTCCGGCAGCGCCGAGACTATCCCCGTCGCTTCCCAGCGGTGA
- a CDS encoding YncE family protein: MTIWKTLLLAGTILATSSSTWAGQAPGALSAPDVPISHHDRVYAAEQFSNTVSVTDPIDNKLLGVIRLGDPQPASFSPLYKGQVLVHGMGYSPDHRTLAVVSIGSNSVTFIDTATNGVKNTTYVGRSPHEAFFTPDGREVWVTVRGENYISVLDAKTFMEKTRIITPNGPGMQIFSPDGKYGYICSSFNPETDVVSVADHKIIAKVKQESPFCPNIAATPDGSQVWFTLKDVGRTQVFNAKPPFNLIKTIDTGPITNHVNFAHTAKGTFAYVTIGGLNEVKVFRTDDFSQVASIPIGNLPHGVWPSGDGSRIYVGLENADALAAIDTATNTVIANIPIGQAPQAIAYVPNAAPNPDDRQNLQPLGVAGQVSHLALAATDAKDGQAQTSVSLFDQGLIQVLQASVTGLEPKQKYVLALADRVDGGGSLQPLAAFMTNPAGSAIVNATGQIRQIVQDPASSERRYLVVAPGDATTFGKAVQVQTR; the protein is encoded by the coding sequence ATGACGATCTGGAAAACCCTTCTCCTTGCAGGCACGATTCTTGCGACCTCTAGCAGTACGTGGGCAGGTCAGGCGCCCGGCGCGCTATCCGCACCCGATGTCCCGATCAGCCATCACGACCGCGTTTACGCAGCGGAGCAGTTCTCGAACACGGTTTCGGTGACCGACCCGATCGATAACAAGCTCCTCGGCGTGATCAGGTTGGGGGATCCGCAGCCGGCTAGTTTCAGCCCGCTCTACAAGGGTCAGGTTCTCGTCCATGGGATGGGCTATTCGCCCGATCATCGGACGCTGGCGGTGGTTTCGATCGGATCGAATTCCGTGACCTTCATCGACACCGCCACGAATGGCGTGAAGAACACGACCTATGTCGGCCGCTCACCGCATGAGGCCTTCTTCACGCCGGATGGTCGCGAGGTATGGGTCACCGTGCGCGGTGAGAATTACATCTCCGTGCTCGACGCCAAGACGTTCATGGAGAAGACCCGCATCATCACGCCCAACGGTCCCGGCATGCAGATTTTCTCGCCTGATGGCAAATACGGCTATATCTGCTCGTCCTTCAACCCGGAGACTGACGTCGTCTCCGTTGCGGATCACAAGATCATCGCAAAGGTCAAGCAGGAGAGCCCGTTCTGTCCGAACATCGCGGCAACACCGGACGGGAGCCAGGTCTGGTTCACACTCAAGGATGTCGGCAGGACCCAGGTGTTCAACGCCAAGCCGCCCTTCAACCTGATCAAGACCATCGACACGGGCCCGATTACCAACCACGTGAATTTTGCTCATACGGCAAAGGGAACGTTTGCCTATGTCACAATCGGCGGCCTGAACGAAGTCAAGGTCTTCCGCACCGACGATTTTTCGCAAGTTGCAAGCATCCCGATCGGGAATCTTCCGCACGGCGTGTGGCCGTCAGGCGACGGCTCGCGCATCTATGTCGGACTCGAGAACGCCGATGCACTTGCGGCAATCGACACTGCAACTAACACCGTGATCGCAAACATTCCGATCGGACAGGCGCCCCAGGCGATCGCCTATGTTCCCAATGCCGCCCCGAATCCCGACGATCGCCAGAACCTGCAGCCTCTCGGTGTCGCTGGCCAGGTCTCGCACTTGGCGCTGGCGGCAACAGACGCCAAGGACGGACAGGCGCAAACCAGCGTTTCGCTGTTCGACCAGGGATTGATCCAGGTGTTGCAGGCGTCGGTCACCGGGCTCGAGCCGAAACAAAAATATGTGCTCGCGCTGGCAGATCGCGTGGACGGAGGCGGCTCCTTGCAACCGCTGGCGGCCTTCATGACCAATCCGGCAGGATCGGCGATCGTCAATGCGACCGGCCAGATCCGGCAAATCGTCCAGGATCCCGCAAGCTCGGAGCGGCGCTATCTGGTCGTTGCCCCCGGAGATGCGACGACGTTCGGAAAGGCAGTACAGGTGCAAACCAGATAA
- a CDS encoding anti-sigma factor, translated as MSHRPITEDDLHAYVDRVLEPERQAEVADYLSEHPDVAKRFAAFTGQRDLLRAALAPIAEEPLPPELNLSRIIEKRARRPSVVRWAMAAMLLLSIGGLGGWAVRGALQASPDGLVALAQEAAVSYAVYAPDRVRPVEVRASDSAQLVQWVSDRLHRPVKVPDLTKSGYRLMGGRLVATSHGPAAMFMYDDDRGSRIVVLTRPMSSADQTAPMTSHSQGDVGSFAWADDGVGYSLVGRAAPESLRPVADEVRRQASPI; from the coding sequence ATGAGCCATCGACCGATCACGGAAGATGATCTCCACGCCTATGTGGATCGTGTCCTCGAGCCGGAGCGGCAGGCAGAAGTCGCCGACTATCTTAGCGAACATCCGGACGTCGCCAAACGCTTCGCCGCGTTCACCGGTCAACGGGACCTGCTGCGCGCGGCACTCGCGCCGATCGCCGAAGAACCGCTGCCGCCGGAGCTCAATCTGTCGCGAATCATTGAGAAACGCGCGCGACGGCCTTCCGTGGTACGGTGGGCGATGGCGGCAATGCTGCTGTTGAGCATCGGCGGTCTGGGCGGCTGGGCCGTGCGCGGCGCGCTGCAGGCGTCGCCGGACGGATTGGTTGCGCTCGCTCAGGAGGCGGCTGTTTCGTATGCCGTCTACGCACCCGACCGCGTCCGACCCGTCGAGGTTCGCGCGTCCGACTCTGCCCAACTCGTGCAATGGGTCTCCGACCGGCTGCATCGGCCGGTCAAGGTCCCGGATCTGACCAAGTCGGGCTATCGGCTGATGGGAGGGCGCCTTGTCGCCACCTCGCATGGCCCCGCTGCAATGTTCATGTATGATGATGACCGCGGCAGTCGGATTGTCGTGCTGACTCGACCGATGAGTAGCGCGGACCAGACTGCGCCAATGACGTCCCATTCGCAGGGCGATGTCGGAAGCTTCGCCTGGGCTGACGACGGCGTCGGCTATAGTCTGGTCGGTCGCGCCGCTCCGGAATCCTTGAGGCCGGTTGCAGATGAGGTTCGGAGACAGGCGAGTCCGATCTAA
- a CDS encoding LysR substrate-binding domain-containing protein, with translation MNRIEDYQALAAIVEKRSLTAAARHLGRSLQSVSRSLAALEQEVGVELIRRTTRRSNPTDAGLAFYRRLSAALSEIEAAKLETANRRAEATGLLRISASSTFAPHHIVPALPEFLARYPGVEIELELSDGFVDLVGEGLDLAIRIGDLPDSGLKARRLASSRRVVFAAPSYLAKFGRPRSPDDLKHHQCIVRTTTRFGNDWPFPAKGRTKTIKVTGRVRTSGAATANAAAVQGLGIAVGPLWQVRSLVERGDVELLLTRFEPPPVPIHAVWPATKVLPARTQLFVEYLAERLQKEQF, from the coding sequence ATGAACCGGATCGAAGACTACCAAGCGCTCGCGGCGATCGTTGAAAAGCGGAGCCTCACTGCCGCCGCTCGTCACCTCGGACGCTCGTTGCAATCCGTGAGCCGCTCCCTGGCCGCGTTGGAGCAGGAGGTCGGCGTTGAACTCATCCGCCGCACGACGCGCCGTTCGAATCCGACCGACGCCGGGCTTGCATTCTATCGTAGGCTGAGCGCGGCGCTTTCCGAGATAGAAGCCGCCAAGCTCGAGACCGCCAACCGACGCGCCGAAGCTACCGGGCTCTTGCGCATTTCCGCCTCGTCAACCTTTGCGCCGCATCACATCGTTCCGGCGTTGCCGGAATTCCTTGCAAGATATCCGGGAGTTGAAATCGAGCTCGAATTGTCGGATGGCTTTGTCGATCTCGTCGGCGAGGGACTTGACCTCGCGATCAGAATTGGCGACCTGCCGGACTCGGGCCTGAAGGCAAGGCGGCTGGCAAGTTCGCGTCGCGTTGTATTTGCCGCCCCAAGTTACCTTGCCAAGTTCGGCCGGCCGCGAAGTCCTGACGATCTCAAGCATCACCAATGCATCGTCCGTACCACAACCCGCTTCGGCAATGATTGGCCGTTTCCAGCGAAGGGACGGACAAAGACCATCAAGGTTACTGGTCGAGTGCGAACCAGCGGAGCTGCCACCGCGAACGCGGCCGCCGTGCAGGGTCTCGGCATTGCCGTCGGGCCTTTATGGCAAGTCAGGTCGTTAGTCGAGCGTGGCGATGTCGAGTTGTTGCTTACGCGCTTCGAGCCGCCGCCCGTGCCGATACACGCCGTTTGGCCCGCGACCAAAGTGTTGCCGGCCAGGACTCAGCTATTTGTCGAATATTTGGCCGAGCGGCTGCAAAAGGAGCAGTTCTAA
- a CDS encoding carbon-nitrogen hydrolase family protein — protein sequence MTIVKAAAVQISPVLYSREGTVETVVKKIRELGEKGVQFATFPETVVPHYPYFSAVQTPIAQLSGDEYLRLLDQSVTVPSAATDAIGEAARTAGMVVSIGVNERDGGTIYNTQLLFDADGTLIQRRRKITPTHFERMIWGQGDGSGLRAVDSKFGRIGQLACFEHNNPLARYALMADGEQIHSAMYPGSAFGEGFAMRMEINVRQHAMESGAFVVNATAWLDADQQAQIMKDTGCEIGPISGGCFTAIVAPDGTLLGEPLRSGEGEVIADLDFKLIDKRKQLMDSRGHYARPELLSLLIDRAPTAHVHDRTAHPLSDARRGTEIL from the coding sequence ATGACTATTGTCAAAGCTGCCGCCGTGCAGATCAGCCCTGTGCTGTACAGCCGCGAGGGGACCGTCGAGACAGTCGTGAAGAAGATCCGGGAGTTGGGCGAGAAGGGCGTGCAGTTTGCCACGTTTCCCGAGACCGTGGTTCCACACTACCCGTACTTTTCCGCCGTCCAGACCCCAATCGCGCAACTTTCCGGCGATGAGTATCTGAGGCTGCTTGATCAGTCCGTGACGGTGCCATCCGCAGCTACCGACGCGATCGGCGAGGCTGCCCGCACAGCAGGCATGGTGGTTTCGATCGGCGTCAACGAGCGCGATGGCGGCACCATCTACAACACGCAGCTCCTGTTCGACGCCGACGGCACCTTGATCCAGCGCCGCCGCAAAATCACGCCTACCCATTTCGAGCGCATGATCTGGGGCCAGGGCGACGGGTCTGGTCTCCGCGCCGTCGACAGCAAGTTCGGCCGCATCGGCCAGCTCGCATGCTTTGAGCACAACAATCCGCTGGCACGCTATGCGCTGATGGCGGACGGTGAGCAGATCCATTCGGCGATGTACCCGGGCTCCGCCTTCGGCGAGGGCTTTGCGATGAGGATGGAAATCAACGTCCGTCAACACGCCATGGAGTCGGGCGCCTTCGTCGTGAACGCAACCGCTTGGTTGGATGCCGATCAGCAGGCGCAGATCATGAAGGATACCGGTTGCGAAATCGGCCCGATCTCGGGCGGCTGCTTCACCGCGATCGTAGCGCCCGACGGCACGCTGCTGGGCGAACCGCTCCGGTCCGGCGAAGGTGAAGTCATTGCCGATCTCGATTTCAAGCTAATTGACAAGCGCAAGCAGCTCATGGACTCGCGCGGCCATTATGCCCGTCCCGAACTGCTTAGCCTGTTGATCGACCGCGCCCCGACGGCGCATGTCCATGATCGTACAGCACATCCGCTCAGCGATGCCCGGCGCGGCACCGAAATTCTGTAA
- a CDS encoding glucose 1-dehydrogenase produces the protein MNTLNGKVAIVTGASKGIGAGIARSFGAAGAAVAVGYNGSKEGADRVVAVIINAGGRAIAVQADVGKPDDVKRLFAETTAAFGAPDVVVNNAGVFAFEPVEAISEAEFHRQFNTNVLGPLLTTQEALKAFGPGGGSIINISSVVSKNPTPHSVVYASTKAAVDNMTVALSRELGARNIRVNAIAPGGVETEGSAAAGIVGGEMEKAVVRMTPLGRMGQPADIAKVAVFLASDQASWLTGERISASGGWR, from the coding sequence ATGAATACCCTCAACGGCAAAGTTGCGATCGTGACCGGCGCTTCCAAGGGGATCGGCGCAGGCATCGCCAGGAGCTTCGGCGCGGCCGGGGCGGCGGTCGCCGTCGGCTACAACGGCTCGAAAGAAGGAGCCGATCGTGTTGTCGCAGTGATCATCAACGCTGGCGGTCGCGCAATTGCCGTGCAGGCCGATGTTGGCAAGCCCGACGACGTGAAGCGCCTGTTCGCTGAGACAACTGCCGCGTTTGGCGCACCCGACGTCGTCGTCAACAACGCCGGCGTATTCGCATTTGAGCCTGTCGAAGCGATCTCGGAGGCTGAATTCCATCGCCAGTTCAATACCAACGTGCTCGGGCCACTCCTGACCACGCAAGAGGCGCTCAAGGCCTTCGGTCCTGGCGGCGGCAGCATCATCAACATCAGCTCGGTTGTGAGCAAGAACCCAACGCCTCACTCGGTCGTCTACGCGTCGACCAAGGCGGCTGTCGACAACATGACTGTCGCGCTTTCTCGAGAACTGGGTGCCCGCAATATCCGCGTCAATGCCATCGCCCCAGGCGGTGTCGAAACCGAGGGCTCAGCAGCGGCCGGTATCGTCGGCGGCGAGATGGAAAAGGCGGTCGTCCGAATGACACCCCTCGGCCGCATGGGTCAACCCGCGGACATCGCAAAAGTTGCCGTCTTCCTGGCGTCCGACCAAGCGTCGTGGCTGACCGGCGAAC
- a CDS encoding Ohr family peroxiredoxin produces the protein MARKLLATGKTHNTNGRSGGARSSDGHLDIRLPEPHPAAEQLFGAAWSACYMGAIQLAAAQRKVKLPADMAVDAEIDLNQADGAFFLRARLNVSVPGVEREQAQALIEAAHTICPYSKAVHGNIDLTTTLV, from the coding sequence ATCGCTCGAAAACTCCTCGCTACTGGCAAGACCCACAATACCAACGGGCGTTCCGGCGGTGCGCGTAGCAGCGACGGCCATCTCGATATCAGATTGCCGGAGCCCCACCCGGCCGCCGAGCAGCTCTTTGGCGCGGCTTGGTCGGCTTGTTACATGGGCGCGATCCAACTCGCCGCCGCACAGCGAAAGGTCAAGCTTCCGGCGGATATGGCGGTCGACGCCGAAATCGATTTGAATCAGGCAGATGGCGCGTTTTTCCTCCGCGCGCGCCTCAACGTGAGCGTCCCGGGCGTCGAGCGCGAGCAGGCGCAGGCATTGATCGAGGCTGCGCATACGATCTGCCCATACTCCAAGGCAGTCCACGGCAACATCGACCTGACGACGACCCTCGTCTGA
- a CDS encoding DHA2 family efflux MFS transporter permease subunit, with translation MSALPASASTAVLRTAPHAAPQDPDRARPVVWISLVAAMIGAFMAILNIQITNASLLNIEGGIGTGVDNGSWISTSYLIGEIVVIPLTDYLSRVFSFRRIILAHATLFGMFSVACAFAHDLPTMIAMRALQGYFGGVLIPMAFTLVFTKLPKGQQPIGLAMFSLAVTFAPAIGPTIGGYLTENYGWQTIFFVNVIPTAVMVTTLYFTLERQPMQLGLLREGDWFGIVTMTIGLSALQTVLEEGNKDDWFGSPLIVRLAVISGISLSLFITNELIVEKPLLRLRLLTSRNFGLGTIAAVFLGFGLFGSIYLLPAYLGQVQRYNAEQIGEVLAWTGLPQLILIPLVPMLMQRIDARYLAAFGLLLFAYSSFMNTEMSLDYSGDQFWIPNIVRAIGQALTLVPLSNVSLGGIAPQDAAAASGISNMMRNLGGAVGTAVLATIVTKREQFHSNIIGQSVDLGREEVRNRITDLTNYFLSHGLTDHAAAQHQAIVALGNTVKRQALVLGYGDTFMVLGVVLLLSALAILLTKKPNAGAAAAGAH, from the coding sequence ATGTCCGCCCTCCCCGCGTCCGCTTCCACAGCTGTCCTTCGGACCGCGCCGCACGCGGCCCCGCAAGATCCCGATCGCGCCCGGCCGGTGGTATGGATCTCATTGGTCGCAGCGATGATCGGCGCCTTTATGGCGATCCTGAATATCCAGATCACGAATGCTTCGCTGCTCAACATCGAAGGCGGCATCGGCACCGGCGTTGACAACGGATCCTGGATCTCGACCTCCTATCTGATCGGCGAAATCGTCGTTATCCCGCTCACCGACTACCTCAGCCGGGTGTTCTCTTTTCGCAGGATCATTCTCGCTCACGCCACGCTTTTTGGGATGTTTTCGGTTGCCTGCGCCTTCGCCCATGACTTGCCAACGATGATCGCGATGCGCGCTCTACAAGGCTATTTCGGCGGCGTCCTGATCCCGATGGCATTCACACTGGTCTTCACCAAACTGCCGAAGGGCCAGCAGCCCATCGGGCTTGCGATGTTCTCGCTCGCAGTGACCTTTGCACCCGCGATCGGTCCCACCATCGGCGGCTATCTCACCGAGAACTACGGCTGGCAGACCATTTTCTTCGTCAACGTCATACCTACTGCGGTGATGGTGACGACGCTGTACTTCACGCTTGAGCGCCAGCCCATGCAACTCGGCCTGCTCCGGGAAGGCGATTGGTTCGGTATCGTCACGATGACAATCGGGCTCTCGGCGCTGCAGACCGTGCTGGAGGAAGGCAACAAGGACGACTGGTTCGGCTCTCCCCTTATCGTGAGGCTCGCCGTCATCTCCGGGATCAGCCTGTCTCTTTTCATCACCAACGAGTTGATCGTGGAAAAGCCGCTGCTGCGCCTGCGGCTGCTGACCAGCCGAAACTTTGGCTTAGGAACGATCGCCGCGGTCTTTCTTGGCTTCGGGCTATTCGGCTCAATCTACCTTCTGCCGGCCTATCTTGGCCAAGTACAGCGCTATAATGCCGAGCAGATCGGCGAAGTCCTAGCGTGGACTGGCCTCCCTCAACTTATATTAATCCCGCTGGTACCAATGCTGATGCAACGGATCGATGCGCGCTATCTTGCCGCATTCGGGCTGCTGCTGTTCGCCTACAGCTCCTTCATGAACACGGAAATGTCGCTAGACTATTCCGGCGACCAGTTCTGGATCCCCAATATCGTTCGCGCCATCGGCCAGGCATTGACGCTGGTACCGCTCAGCAACGTCTCGCTCGGCGGCATCGCACCGCAGGACGCTGCAGCCGCGTCCGGCATCTCCAATATGATGCGCAACCTTGGCGGTGCGGTCGGCACCGCCGTGCTCGCGACTATCGTCACCAAGCGCGAGCAGTTCCATTCGAATATTATCGGCCAATCAGTCGATCTCGGCCGCGAAGAGGTGCGCAACCGTATCACGGATCTGACTAACTACTTTCTTAGCCACGGCTTGACTGACCATGCTGCCGCCCAACATCAAGCGATCGTCGCGCTTGGCAATACCGTCAAGCGCCAGGCGCTCGTGCTAGGATATGGCGACACTTTCATGGTGCTCGGCGTGGTGTTGTTGCTTTCCGCCCTGGCCATACTTTTGACCAAGAAGCCGAACGCCGGCGCTGCGGCGGCCGGCGCCCACTAG
- a CDS encoding LysR family transcriptional regulator — protein MTTILEKTAGLVAFVRTADSGSFSAAARSIGTSPSAVSKSVARLEKRLGARLVQRSTRALKLTAEGSAYYERVAPLLRAIEDAEDVLQLSGEASGLLRVTAPIEFGRTVIARWLEPFAARHPLLKIELRLTDRQVDLVREGFDVAVRMGHLPDGDLVGRKLAHFETVLIASPIYLANRGHPRDVNDLKDHAILRYLLGQEPQPIPFADGSTLLGDGPFDANDGATLKQAAVSGAGIAYMMRLAVEDEIASGRLVQVLPDVALPKVPVYVLHAYGRMLPGRIRLFTDFMVEQAKAMLKP, from the coding sequence ATGACGACCATCCTCGAGAAGACCGCAGGCTTGGTCGCGTTCGTCCGGACGGCCGACTCCGGGTCTTTTAGTGCTGCGGCGCGCTCGATCGGCACGAGCCCTTCGGCGGTTTCGAAAAGCGTTGCGCGCCTGGAAAAGCGCCTAGGTGCGCGGCTGGTACAGCGCAGCACCAGAGCCTTGAAACTCACCGCGGAGGGCTCGGCATACTACGAGCGCGTGGCTCCGCTACTTCGCGCAATCGAGGACGCGGAGGATGTCTTACAGTTGTCCGGCGAAGCCAGCGGGCTTCTACGGGTCACGGCACCGATCGAATTCGGCCGAACCGTTATTGCCCGCTGGCTAGAACCGTTCGCGGCGCGGCATCCCCTGCTCAAGATCGAGCTGCGCCTTACGGACAGACAGGTAGATTTGGTCCGCGAAGGCTTCGACGTCGCTGTCCGGATGGGCCACTTGCCCGATGGCGATCTCGTGGGACGAAAGCTCGCGCATTTCGAGACAGTCCTCATCGCGTCACCGATCTACCTCGCAAACCGCGGCCATCCGAGGGATGTCAATGATTTGAAAGATCACGCGATACTCCGCTATCTGCTCGGCCAGGAACCCCAACCGATCCCCTTTGCAGATGGATCGACTCTTCTTGGCGACGGTCCTTTCGACGCAAACGACGGGGCCACTCTAAAGCAGGCTGCGGTCTCGGGCGCCGGCATCGCTTACATGATGCGTCTGGCTGTCGAAGACGAGATTGCTTCAGGCCGGTTGGTCCAGGTGCTGCCGGACGTCGCGCTACCAAAGGTGCCGGTCTACGTACTTCACGCTTACGGCAGGATGCTCCCAGGGCGCATTCGGCTGTTCACTGACTTCATGGTCGAGCAGGCCAAGGCAATGTTGAAACCCTGA
- a CDS encoding sigma-70 family RNA polymerase sigma factor yields MKDMLLQVEPLIPALRRYARALVRNRANADDLVQDCLERAVSRWYQRRDGDVRAWLFTILHNLAINQFRKSATRGWHVPIDEANQDDFGEAAAQEQKLMYQDVLDKLARLPEDQRAVLLLVAVEDLSYADAAKVLNIPLGTVMSRLSRARERLRQEIEGIADNASTNVVSLRSEK; encoded by the coding sequence ATGAAAGACATGCTGCTGCAGGTCGAACCACTGATACCCGCGCTCCGCCGCTATGCCCGCGCCCTCGTTCGCAATCGCGCGAATGCCGACGACCTTGTGCAGGATTGCCTGGAGCGCGCCGTCAGCCGCTGGTACCAGCGGCGCGACGGCGATGTTCGCGCCTGGCTCTTCACCATCCTCCACAACCTGGCGATCAATCAGTTTCGAAAATCGGCGACGCGCGGCTGGCATGTCCCGATCGACGAAGCCAATCAGGACGATTTCGGCGAGGCAGCCGCGCAGGAACAAAAACTGATGTATCAAGATGTCCTGGACAAGCTCGCAAGACTCCCCGAAGACCAGCGTGCCGTGCTGTTGCTTGTCGCGGTCGAGGACCTCTCTTATGCGGATGCCGCGAAGGTGCTTAACATTCCCTTGGGTACGGTGATGTCGCGACTTTCCCGGGCGCGCGAAAGACTACGGCAGGAGATCGAGGGGATTGCGGACAATGCATCGACTAACGTCGTGTCACTTCGGAGTGAGAAATGA